A window of Fusarium poae strain DAOMC 252244 chromosome Unknown contig_6, whole genome shotgun sequence genomic DNA:
TTATAAACTATCCAAAACCGACACAAGGGTCAGTCACAAACTAGTAACTCTATTGAGTGAGATCTAACATTTAGAAGACCGGATACCCCGTTACAGCCTAGAAAGCTTGACAACCCAGTTGTGAGGGGCCGTCTATTGGCCTTTGTTGCTTTGAGGTGAGTTTAACTTACATACATCCCTGGACTTAACTGACCCGATCAAGCATCAATTTTATCCGGTTCATTCGGGAAATCGTCTGGCACAATGCAGGTTTTGGTTCTCTACGGAATATTCGTGAATCGTTGGAGTTGTACGAGGCGCGATATGATCCAACAGTGGTGCCCATATCAAACACTCCAACTCAGCTGGATGAAGAGAGCCAGGGGCCAACAGAAACACCACCAACTCCTGTCATAGAATCACTACTAGTTGACACGCCATATTATTCAGTGGCTGATTACAGAGATATGTATCTGTCGAGCTTAACAACTCCAACAGATGTCGCGAATACATTGCTGCGTCTCATTCGTCGAGACATCAGCCCTCCAGGAAAGCATTCAGCCGCCTGGATCAGCACAAGAGTCGATCTCGTTTTGCAAGCTGCCAAGGAATCAACCATTCGGTACCGTGAGGGTAGACCTCTCAGTCCTCTGGATGGTGTACCCGCAGCTATCAAGGATGATTTTGATATGGACGGGTATGATATGACAATGGGTTCGAAGACCAACTATGCCGGCAAAACAGTCAGCACTGGGTCAATTACAAATTGGAATGTAAGAAAGCTGCAGGAGGCAGGTGTTATCGTTCTGGGGAAACTCAATTTGCACGAATTTGGAATGGGTAAGTTGGAGATCTGGTTATCTGGATGCGTACGCTAACGTGATGTAAAAGATACAACCGGAAACAACCCCAATCACGGCACACCACTTAATCCGTTCAATCCAACCTACTACACCGGAGGTAGCTCATCTGGCTCAGGATACGCAGTTGGAGCAGGTCTTATTCCCATTGCTCTTGGTGGAGATGCAGGCGGAAGTATTCGCATCCCGGCATCTTACTGCTCCGTATTCGGTCTGAAACCAACTCACGGGCGTCTCTCATCATTCCCAACACCGAATCCAGCTCCAACCTGCTGTGTGCAGGGACCTATAGCAGCAGACATGTATTCTCTAACAGCAGTCTATAATGTCATTTCGGATCCCCACCCAACCTCAACTTTTCCACACCTATACAAGGAGCCCTCAAGACCACGGACAAAGCTGCTTGGTATTTACGAACCTTGGTTCGACCTTGCAGCTCCCGGCGTAAAGAGTGTAACAAAAGCCATGATCAGAAAGCTCTGCACGGAATATGGCTACACAATCGTCCCTATTAGCATTCCTTTCACGGAAGAAGGACAAATCGCCCACGCTATGACCGTTTTAGCCGACGCAGCCTCCCTCCTCCCCAAACCCGCCAACATAACTCCCGCAAATAAACTTCTCCTCGCTATCGGCCGTACAATCCCAGCAGGCGATTATGTCCTCGCCCAAAAGCTCCGCAACCTCTTGATGCAACATCTCTCCCACCTATGGCAAACCTACCCAGGAATGATAATAATAACCCCCACAACAGCCTGCCCTGGCGCTCCGATCCGCGGCGGAGCCAGTGAACTAAAGCGCGGTCTGAATGACGGAAACCTCACGATAGAGAGTATGACGTATGTCTGGCTGGCCAATTTATGCGGCATGCCTTCTCTATCCGTTCCCGCTGGGTTTGTGATACCTGAGGGACAGGAGAGGGCGGGTGAAGAAGCGGATAAAGAGACGGTTGGAAAAATACCAGTTGGGTTGATGGCGACGGGGAGTGGTGTAGCGAAAAGGCGCTTTTGGAatttggtgttgaagccGAGGCCGTAGGCGTTGGAAAGAGATGTAAACCGCCGATTTGGGAGGATGTGTTGTTACAGGCGAGGGTTGGTCCTATTGAGCAGGACTCGGAGGAGAAGGGACATGACATGGCGAGTTCCCAAGAATGGCTCTGGATTTGGAGTTTTGGAATATCTCCTTTTTTCAAAAGGAAAAACGCTTAAACAGTCAGAATCAAGGGTGTGCTCAACTCAACGTATTTCAATatgttgaatggattgacgatcaacgtcaactcaacgtcaatcaaCATCGAATACGGATTACATAAACATCAATCCATTTTGGGTTATCATtgattgaatggattgaaggtGGTGGATTTAGGGTAGCTGGTAATAGGACTCGTGATTCCTGAAGAGGTTTTGGCATCTTGAATAGCtttacccgttggctcgagcTGGGGGCCAACTAAgtaagcttagttggccacaaaatcGCGTGACACCAACACAATCGCGTGACACCTCCGCACGGCCGGCTGTCTGACTTTGGCGGCTTCTTGCaccaaaacaaaaacacATGAAAAGCTAGACATAAATCAGTGAAAATAACGAAAATTTGTCCAACCTTCAATATGACCTCACAAGTAAATCTCCTCGCCggtcaggccgttgttcggTCACGCGTTCGCCACCGAAGGGGCCTGATTAGTAGCGCTACAGGAGCTCTGCAGCAGCCTCTCTCGGTTCGTGAAGCTGCAAAGAGATATCGCGGCTCTAATCGCGGGAGCATCTCACGTGTGATTAAGCGGCTAGAAGCTGCAAATACTCTTGATGCTTCGGAATTGGTAGATGGAATCGTAGGGCGGCCACGACTTTTGacggatgaagaagaagaagctatcgtgagCTTCGTTATATGGATGGATAGGTCAGGATTGCCTGCCGCAAAGTATGAgattgaagatgcagcaaaTACCTTGCGCCGCCGCAGAGATCCTGAAGCAGAGCCtctgagcaagatgtggtacagCCGCTTCCAAGAtaatcatcctgagcttcaGAAATCGATACTGAAGGCAAGGGAAGTTTctcgtgccgaatatgaagCCGCAGGCATAGAAGAGACCAAAGAGTGGTTTCAAAGACTTCGCGAAGTCATTGCTAACTATAATATCGGTCCTTCTGAGTGTTGGAATGCTGATCAGGCCGGTATTAGAGTAGGGATACTGCGAGAACGAGTGGAATGCCTTGTTGTACGTACGAAAAAAGAAGTCGGCTGCAGACAGTGTtggatagccacgctatgaaactgaaactggggggagtttcagtttcatgacACCGGACGTCAGtatagtttcagtttcatatgaactggtttcagtttcatatgaagcaatatccagttgcagtccaatttttttgacaagctcggcatcgatatgcaccttatctccaagtaccgtaccccaaagatgtttggcattgtctgcctacctacactaCCAATTCCCTAGGCTCGCCATCACTTTCTGCCCCTTACTTatctctatatcttcttggagtatccttacagccgcgtcgatatcctccgcttctcTAAACACCCCTGCAAGGAGCGGCCTGCTCTTTCACTTtgtgtgacgggtgaagattcccaagggataaactagtccgtactggtttatgttggcagagtcgtagggcgttgtcactgagcagttgcgaagtgtcacgtctcctaatagtgaatagagcgggtaaggcgtattcaggtaaggaagttttattgatagctggtaggccatcgtactatctagcgctaagcgaatgtatatatactactggtgttgtggtggGAGCGACGCGGTCCTGGAGCGCCGTCGGTCCTGCAAGTGTCGGTCCTTTATTGAggcgtcgtctaggcgcacaggacctgtgtgctcggggcacagacccctgactaagcattcatcatttatgggATGTTGGGGAGCGATTTTCAGGGGCTAAGCATCTTTATCTTGATCTCTGTAtcattttattaattaacttaaatgGATCAATTTCCGGATGACTGCTTACCTCCTGAGCATACATATGCATCTCGAGATGATCTATTCCAAGCGATCAATCGCTGGGCAGCACCACGAGGCTATGCTTTTGTTACCGGAAGGTCCAACAAAGGCAAGTCTGGGAGACTTACAGTTTACTTCACTTGCGATCGTGCCCGTCGGCCTCCAAGCGACTCAAGAAGCCGTATTCGAGCAACCTGCACTCGAAGCACCCTCTGCCCCTTCTCTATCACCGCAAAGGAGTTACCCGATGCATCTGGCTGGGTTGTACGACATCGATCGGATAGTCAATATGCTACACATAACCACACGCCAAGCACCCATCCCACTGCTCATCCTGTTCTTCGAAGGCTCTCGAAGGACGATAAATCAACAATCAGCAATCTTACAAAGGCTGGAATCAGCTCAAAAGAGATTAGAACCTATATTCGACAACATTCAAATTCCATTGCAACTCAGAAGGATATCTCCAACAGCATTGCAGAAGCTCGACGATCATCTCGTTTTGGCCAGAACACAATGCATGCTCTTATTAACCAGCTAGATCAAGAAGGCTTTTGGAATCGTATGCAGGTAGATAGCGTAGGACGGGTTACAGCAGTTTTATTTGCTCATCCTGAATCACTTACCTATCTGCAAGCATATCctgaccttcttcttctagaCTGCACATATAAGACGAATCGGTATGGCATGCCGCTTCTCGACATTATCGGCGTTGATGCCTGTCAACGATCATTCTGCATTGCTTTTGCATTCCTCAGCGGCGAAGAGGAACTAGACTACCAATAGGCTCTCGAACGACTGAAGTCTTTATATGAGGTCTGCAATACAAGCTTTCCATCTGTCATTATTACGGACTGTGCTTTAGCTTGTATAAATGCAGTTGCTATCTGCTTTCCATCTGCAGTCCTTCTATTATGCCTTTGGCATGCTAATAAGGCAGTCCTTGCTTATTGTCGGCCGGCCTTTATTCAACACCGAACAGATCCAAAGACAATCGAGGCAGAGCTTCTTAGCTGGCAAGAGTTCTATAACCAGTGGCATTTAATCATTCAATCAGCTGATCAGGTAACCTTTGATCAGCGGGTTCAGCAGCTTGAGCAGCGATATCTACCCGCCTACGCCAATGAGATTGGATATTTGCATGCAACGTGGCTAAACCCTCACAAGGAGAAGCTTGTAAAAGCTTGGGTTGATCAGCATCTTCACTTTGGTACTGTCGTTACTTCTCGTGTGGAAGGTATTCATAGTCTACTTAAAAGCTATCTAAATACATCGACACTAGATCTATTTGAGGCTTGGGGTGCTATTACACGAGCTGTTACCAATCAGGTCCATCAGCTACAGTCAAATCAAGCCCAACAGCAACTTCGACAACCAATTGAGCTTCGTATAGCTCTGTATAGTGCTGTTCAAGGTTGGGTATCTTTTGAGGCGTTGAGGAAGGTTGAAGAGCAACGAAAGCGGCTTTTGGATAAAAAACCCCTCTGCCTCGCTGTACTGGTATTTTTATGCGTACACTGGGATTGCCTTGCGCTCACCTACTTCAGACcttacaagaacaaggccaagttcttcttcttgagcattTCCACAAGCATTGGCATCTGAAGCGCCCAGGGCAGCAACAGTTACTTCTGGAGCCTCGCACTCGCATAGATGCAAGGGCTACTATATCAAATCTGCCACAGTCAAGTACAAAAGACTACCAAGCTCCTTTGAAGCCGCTGCGACTACAGGAAAGGTAAGGGCAAAGGCCCCGCCAAAATGCAGCAAATGCCATGAAGTCGGTCACCAAATGAATTCGAAGGCATGTCCCTTGCGGCATCAAGAGCTCTTGGAAAAGGTAGCAGCAGAGGCAAAGGCACTGGCAGAAACAGAAGCATCGGCAATGACAGCGGCACCGGCAGTCCTCGCCTCTCAGCCGGAGACTATGACTGGGACCTTGCAAGACTCGCCCGGTGGCGCCTCTCAGCGGCCGGAATCTCCTGTTCATGAGCAACCCCTTCGCTTGGCCggccatcgccatcaccaCCGAGGTACGATTCTCCACAGGAAATATATGAAAGATATGTTGCCGCAAGAAGCGCGTGGTACGCAGTGCAGCCAGCTGGCAGCATCAAGACGAACCAACAATATCGCAGGGCGATGGGGCTCCCACTCAGGTATGACAAACAGAGCTACGAGTGGTGCCTGGACTACAAACAGATGTCCAAGCGCTGTATCACGTCAACAGGATCAAGAGAATGGACGaaagaggagatgatggcgTATTTGGATTGGAGTAAGGCGGAGGATGAGCGGATTGAAGCCCAGGTCGCCGAGGAGATGGGAGACAATCCTTTGGCCAATAGAAGAAGAGGCGTCAAAGAAATTTGGGAGAGAATAGAAGCAGACAGTAGGGAACAAGAAGCTTTGCACTTAGCTAGTGGGCGCACAGAAGATTGTATCATTGTTGGAAGTCATGGGTGTTAGACGGTCACTCGGTAGCAAAGCTATTGAACATTCTCCGGCTGTCATAGCTGTGTATAATTTGGTTAGCCCTTCCCGTCCCTATTTCAATAATCACAGTCAATTTCTAATTCAACGGGAaatgcttagtcagggggCTGTGCCCCTAGCCTGCTGACAGGGGGtctgtgccccgagcacacaggtcctgtgcgcctagacgacgccATGCTCTGACCGCCGTCTGCGGTAATCCTCTTTCTGATGCGTACTTTCATTGTGCTGCTTCCAAGCTGAATCAGCAATGATTTAGAGTTCGATACTCTAGGGGCACGAAGGTCGACTAGTGCACTTGGACAGAACAGGAGTGCTTCGCCAGTTTCCAGACCAACGATATGAGAGAATAGatcttcatctttgatgTTCAGGTGTGGGAAAGAACCTAGGCTGTCATTTTCTTTCTCGGCGTTTGTGTTGTTTACCATTTCTTGATCACGGATTTTCATATTAGCCTCAGAAACTAAGTAAACACCAGCCAAATGTCGCTTTAAAGTGGCGAACCAGGCAGCGCTGCCCACAATTCAAGTTCAAGTAACTTTAAGGCCAAATGCAGCAATATGATTGGAgaacttgatcaagttcaattcaattATCTCAAGTTATCCAATTAAAAATCCGGATTCTTGCATTAAAGTTACTTGAACTTGAATTGTGGGCAGCGCTGGAACCAGGTCGGTGATGTGAAGCGATGGACAATGACAGTGGAGCATAAATCGAGGAGCCTGGGCGATACAGTGGGCTCCTGAGTAGAAATAATAACTCTGGTGCCTAAATGGCGCTTTAGACGGATGACCGAAAGCAGGGACTCTGTCAGTGTCTGGCTCTCGGAACTGTCATTCATGTATTTGTGGGCTTCATCCAAAGCAACGACGCGTCCGATAGTATGTTCTCGTTCCAGAAATAAACTGAGACAAATGTTAACGAGCGAACAAGCCGTCTCAACCGTGACACGAGGACATGAGAGATCGACAATCGTGAGTTCTCCAGCCTATGATTTAGGTAAGTGTTAGTGAAATACCAATTCACGATATAAAAGTGACTCACAAGCAAGTCCCATTTTATACCTTGAGTAGAGGTGCTCCCCTTTTCCTTCGATCTAGAAGCAGAACCATTCGCGCAAGTTTGTTCTGCGACCATGAAGCTTTCCAATGTCTCCAGACGTTGTTGCAATGGCAGTAGCTGCCCTTCTGTCAAGGGTTCTGTGCTAATAGCCGTCTTAAAAGCTTTGTAGTTGAAGGCCGAGTTGGTTTGCTGCTGTGCAATACGCATATCACGTAGGATGCGACTGACAACGTGAAGATACAGTGGCATTCCTCCGCCCTTAATCGAGCTGATAGCCATCAAATCCAGCATTCTTCGTGTGTTCAGGTCCGATTGGCTAATCCGCAACTCCTTTACTATCACTTTGGGGAGATGCCGATAGATACGCTTCATGGGTCAGCCACAAGACTTTTGCTAGTACGAAGTAAGGTAGTCACCTTTATATGAAGAATATTGGAAGGGGCATATAGTACTCTGACCTTCACGTTCTGATTACTGGCTAtgtgtcagatattaaggtgaatCGTGTGTATTGCTTGATCCTCTcgcaatcgaaggactactgagaccttatatcttcggctggttccttctaggacttaagtcctagaaagtcctagatgaaagtcctagatgaaagtcctagatgaaagtcctagatggaAGTCCTAcgatctaagtttaggacttcaaactttaatcctaaaccttaatcctaaagctgagggtgaaccctccaacattcaacaaatTCCAGTTCTAAGTTGTGCCAGCACGCTGGCCAAGACACAAGACAATACAGATAAATGACCAGCAATCGGGTTCAACACTTAGTTGTCCCCGCCCCACGGGCctcgagccaacgggtaatTATTAGATCTTTTCATGGGGTCGGTCTCTACGGGGGTTGGTCTTCCCCTTGTTGGAAAAACCTGAGGATCCCCCTTCCATTCAGGGCTTAGACTGTTATTAGtcagaaagtcctagatttagagttcaaagtcgtAGATGGAATCATCTGGAGATATAAACTcgataatgaacaatcaagctcaataaaatatattttcacccagcactactgcgcaatataacaACACCCCTGAGTCAACTTAAGTTAGTATGGAGTCCGAGCGCTGTTTTCACATTGAAGCAGACCTGAAACTAACAGCCCGCGAGCAAATTACCCCAATGGGATTAGATGTCCGTGCAATGGGCTAAGATCACCTAAGGTTTTATTAACATATCCATAAATACGAGAAAACCCCtgttgtaggcttggttatTACCTCTGCCGTAGAAACATCCCAATATAATAGGGTAAAGGTAATAACAGCCGAAATAATAATCGACCGAACTTAATACTAAGTACGACACTAGAAAAGTATATGTCTATATAGAAGCAAAGTCTGGAATGGTTAATCTATTGCTATggattatatataaatgtAAGAAAATCCATATGGAAGAACTGTGTATCTTTAACCCTTGATTTCCTTCTGTACTATTACATCCCGGAATGcgttccttcttctcggtgTGCGCGTCGTTGGCGCTTGTGCATTATGCTGCCACTCTCGACCTTACCAACTCTGTCCTGTCCCCTTTTACGATAGCATTAGCTCTCTTCTGGAAGGTGACGGGCTTTCCGAAGCCACTTTAGGAGTGATTGGTGGCGTTCTtggccaagaccaagagTTTGACTACTTAGTATCAGGAGGCGGTACTGCAGGAAATGCCGTGGGCACACGTCTAGCTCAGGCTGGTTACAAAGTCGCTATCATCGAAGCTGGTGGTTTCTACGAAATCAGTAAGCCATTGTTAAGCACTGCCCCGGGAGGCGATATCATTGGCACTGGATTCAATACATTAGATTCTATCCCAACTGTTGATTGGGTTTTCGAGACAGAACCCCAGGCTGGTGCGAATAACAGAAAGTTCCATTATGCTCGTGGGAAATGTCTTGGTGGCTCGTCAGCCTTGAATTTCATGATCtaccatcgaggatcaacTGGCACGTACGATCGATGGGCAGATCTTGTGGGTGACGATAGCTATAGGTACGCTACCTGCCTGGACAGTTCTGACGCAGTACTAATCTCGTTTACTACAGACTGGAGAACTTCCAAGCGTACTTCAAGAACAGCACGACGTTCACTCCTCCCAACACAAGAAAGCGACCAGCAAACGCAACCATCGGCACGAAGTACATTGCCGAGGACTTCAAGGCCATACCAGAGGGCGGCCCTGTGCAGGTCAGCTACAGCTTCTGGGTTTCAGCTTGGGCAACTTGGTTAGAGAAAGGACTGAAGGCTGTCGGCCTGAAGAGCATTGCCGGCTTCAATAGCGGCGAATTGCTCGGCTATCATTATACGCAGACTACAATCAACCCAAAGACAGCGACGAGAAGTTCATCCAACGAATATATATACAAGGCAAAGTCCGAGGGCCTGGATAACCTCAAGGTTTTTACCAGAACACAAGCTACCAAGGTGCTCTTTGACGATGATAAGAAGGCCATCGGACTTGAAGTCAGCTTCATGGATGTCAAATACactctcaaggccaagaaagaAGTTGTTCTTAGTGCTGGTGCTTTCCAGTCGCCACAGCTCTTGATGGTTTCCGGCATTGGCCCCAAAGAGACTCTCAATAAATTCGACATCAAACCTGTGTCCATCCTCGAGGGCGTCGGTCAAAACATGTGGGATCACATCTTTTTCGGACCTTCATATCAAGTCAGCTTCGAAACCCTGAATGCGGTACTGCGatctcctctttctcttgtcaAAGCAGTCACCCAATATGCTCTCACTAAGAGCGGCCCGTTAACCTCCAACATCATCGAATTCATTGGCTGGGAGAAACTGCCCAAGAAATACCGTACCAAGTTCTCGCCTGAAACGGAAAAGGCTCTTGCTCAGTTTCCTGATGATTGGCCTGAAGTTGAGTATCTGGGGGCGAATGGATTTCTTGGAAATTTCGAATGGCCCATTATCCAGCAGCCTTTAGACGGAAAGCAATATGCAACCATGCTCGGTGCAATGGTAGCTCCTGTCT
This region includes:
- a CDS encoding uncharacterized protein (CAZy:AA3_2~CAZy:AA3~CAZy:AA3_3) → MRSFFSVISSLLEGDGLSEATLGVIGGVLGQDQEFDYLVSGGGTAGNAVGTRLAQAGYKVAIIEAGGFYEISKPLLSTAPGGDIIGTGFNTLDSIPTVDWVFETEPQAGANNRKFHYARGKCLGGSSALNFMIYHRGSTGTYDRWADLVGDDSYRLENFQAYFKNSTTFTPPNTRKRPANATIGTKYIAEDFKAIPEGGPVQVSYSFWVSAWATWLEKGLKAVGLKSIAGFNSGELLGYHYTQTTINPKTATRSSSNEYIYKAKSEGLDNLKVFTRTQATKVLFDDDKKAIGLEVSFMDVKYTLKAKKEVVLSAGAFQSPQLLMVSGIGPKETLNKFDIKPVSILEGVGQNMWDHIFFGPSYQVSFETLNAVLRSPLSLVKAVTQYALTKSGPLTSNIIEFIGWEKLPKKYRTKFSPETEKALAQFPDDWPEVEYLGANGFLGNFEWPIIQQPLDGKQYATMLGAMVAPVSRGNVTISSTSGLDKPVINPNWLTAKADQEAAIAWFRRMRDVWETKELKSIAIGSEYWPGKEVQTDEEVLDMVRDSLMTVWHAACTCKMGKKGDETAVVDNLARVFGVEGLRVVDASSMALLPPGHPQSTIYAFAEKIADDIIKQRK